A region from the Paludicola sp. MB14-C6 genome encodes:
- the fmt gene encoding methionyl-tRNA formyltransferase, with amino-acid sequence MKIVFMGTPDFAVPTLKALIEHHEVVAVFTQTDKKKGRGHKVCPPPIKELALEHDIPVYQPITLKTEEPQAILREINPDLIVVVAYGKLLPKAVLELPRYGCINVHASLLPKYRGAGPIQWSVLNGETVTGVTTMYMAEGIDTGDMLLKAETEIGENETASELHDRLSELGAPLLLETLEQLQDGTLKPIAQNDEDATKAPMLSKEMSQIDFSKDAQLVHNLIRGLSEWPCAQTAVNGKRLKVYRSKVVDVSENAQAGILLSDKELMIACGNNTTIELVEVQYEGSKRMGGADFLRGQRLEKGTQFGE; translated from the coding sequence ATGAAAATTGTTTTTATGGGAACTCCTGATTTTGCTGTGCCAACACTCAAAGCGTTAATTGAACATCATGAGGTTGTTGCAGTATTTACACAAACAGATAAGAAAAAAGGCAGAGGCCATAAAGTTTGCCCTCCACCAATCAAAGAATTAGCATTAGAGCATGATATTCCAGTATATCAACCTATTACGCTCAAAACTGAAGAGCCACAAGCCATTCTTCGTGAAATCAATCCGGATTTAATTGTTGTAGTAGCGTACGGTAAATTGCTTCCCAAAGCAGTTTTGGAGTTACCGAGATACGGCTGTATTAACGTTCATGCTTCTTTGCTTCCAAAATATCGTGGAGCAGGCCCGATTCAATGGAGTGTACTAAACGGTGAAACTGTAACAGGTGTTACCACAATGTATATGGCAGAAGGAATTGATACTGGTGATATGCTATTAAAAGCGGAAACTGAAATTGGTGAAAACGAAACTGCAAGTGAGTTACACGATCGTTTGTCCGAACTAGGTGCACCTTTATTATTAGAAACACTAGAGCAACTACAAGACGGAACTTTAAAACCGATTGCACAAAACGATGAAGATGCAACGAAAGCGCCTATGCTATCAAAAGAGATGTCACAAATCGACTTTTCCAAAGATGCACAATTAGTGCATAATTTAATTAGAGGACTGTCTGAGTGGCCATGTGCACAAACAGCAGTAAATGGAAAGCGTTTAAAGGTATATCGAAGTAAAGTAGTAGATGTTTCTGAAAATGCACAAGCAGGTATATTGCTATCAGATAAAGAGCTGATGATAGCTTGTGGTAACAATACAACTATTGAGCTCGTTGAAGTGCAATATGAGGGCTCAAAACGCATGGGCGGTGCAGATTTTTTAAGAGGACAACGTTTAGAAAAAGGCACGCAATTCGGTGAATAA